One stretch of Halobaculum marinum DNA includes these proteins:
- a CDS encoding DNA adenine methylase, giving the protein MVEPILKWAGGKRQLLSEITAQFPVAFDRYHEPFIGGGAVFFHLEPDAGSLNDLNDRLTTLYEVIRDRDPEVLIEENRSHEHSEEYYYDARDEFNELHAVADKTDQQRLREASLFVYLNRTCFNGLYRENSSGEFNVPVGRYANPDWVQADRIRALHEVLQDTTIHNEDFEYVREAATAGDLVYFDPPYEPVSTTANFNDYHAEGFGKDDQKRLRDLAVDLDEAGVSVVLSNSPPVAELYEEYDQFEVNVVQATRAINSDADNRGEVAEVLITNVPVDEQRRTTLSSFE; this is encoded by the coding sequence ATGGTCGAGCCGATCCTGAAGTGGGCCGGAGGGAAGCGCCAACTCCTCTCGGAGATCACGGCGCAGTTCCCCGTCGCGTTCGACCGCTACCACGAGCCGTTCATCGGCGGCGGCGCGGTGTTCTTCCACCTCGAGCCGGACGCCGGCTCTCTCAACGACCTCAACGACCGGCTGACGACCCTCTACGAGGTTATTCGCGACCGCGACCCCGAGGTGCTCATCGAGGAGAACCGGAGCCACGAGCACTCGGAGGAGTACTACTACGACGCCCGCGACGAGTTCAACGAGCTGCACGCGGTCGCCGACAAGACCGACCAACAGCGCCTCCGCGAGGCGTCGCTGTTCGTCTACCTCAACCGGACCTGCTTCAACGGCCTCTACCGCGAGAACAGCAGCGGCGAGTTCAACGTCCCCGTCGGCCGGTACGCCAACCCCGACTGGGTGCAGGCCGACCGCATCCGCGCGCTCCACGAGGTGCTGCAGGACACGACCATCCACAACGAGGACTTCGAGTACGTGCGCGAGGCGGCCACCGCTGGCGACCTCGTCTACTTCGACCCGCCGTACGAGCCGGTGTCGACGACGGCGAACTTCAACGACTACCACGCGGAGGGATTCGGCAAGGACGACCAGAAACGGCTCCGCGACCTGGCGGTCGACCTCGACGAGGCTGGCGTCTCGGTCGTCCTCTCGAACTCGCCTCCGGTCGCCGAGTTGTACGAGGAGTACGACCAGTTCGAGGTGAACGTTGTGCAGGCGACGCGGGCGATTAACAGCGACGCCGACAACCGCGGCGAGGTCGCCGAGGTACTGATCACGAACGTGCCCGT